A part of Gadus morhua chromosome 17, gadMor3.0, whole genome shotgun sequence genomic DNA contains:
- the LOC115529466 gene encoding high affinity immunoglobulin gamma Fc receptor IB-like isoform X1: MFWLTLILVLLHLTRGNSPCFGRSLGISPCRTQFFKRESLTLYCGAEERIMTNSKSVTCSQKSHECNITLAGEHNSGSYWCDSNSGERGEAVNITVTAGSVILESPVHPVPEGSPVTLRCLMSHKSSKKLVVVTRINQSCTFSRDGRLIGVGLTGEMSFAAVNRSHEGLYTCTFSGVESPGSWLAVRGDLLSSATSSTEPLPPTNHHLLLPLVYAGPPLLLMVLLGIVGGCCWRRSRKEAEEAASEDEVHADVVQNKTEKKERDRSDCETTCSYGESLQPQPIRIPDPALYSLLGSNRSLQSVADRKCEQL; this comes from the exons ATGTTCT GGCTGACTTTAATCCTGGTCCTGCTGCACCTCACCCGGGGAAACA GTCCATGTTTCGGCCGGTCTCTGGGGATCAGCCCATGCAGGACTCAGTTCTTCAAGCGGGAGAGTTTGACGTTATACTGTGGAGCTGAGGAGCGTATAATGACTAACTCTAAATCAGTTACTTGCTCTCAGAAGAGCCATGAATGTAATATTACACTGGCAGGAGAACATAACAGCGGTTCTTACTGGTGTGACTCTAACTCTGGAGAACGAGGGGAAGCGGTCAACATCACAGTGACTg CAGGGTCTGTGATCCTAGAGAGTCCTGTCCACCCTGTACCAGAAGGAAGTCCTGTTACACTTCGCTGCCTGATGTCCCACAAGTCCAGTAAAAAGCTGGTTGTTGTGACCCGGATAAACCAGTCCTGTACCTTCTCCAGAGATGGACGGCTCATTGGGGTCGGTTTGACGGGAGAGATGAGTTTTGCTGCTGTCAACAGATCTCATGAAGGCCTCTACACGTGTACCTTCTCTGGTGTTGAGTCTCCAGGGAGCTGGCTGGCTGTCAGAG GTGATCTCCTTTCCTCAGCAACCTCCTCCAccgaacccctcccccccaccaatcACCACCTGCTCCTCCCATTGGTCTACGCTGGACCGCCCCTCCTCCTGATGGTTCTACTGGGAATAGTTGGAGGAtgctgctggagaaggagtCGCAAAG aAGCTGAAGAAGCTGCCTCAGAGGATGAGGTTCATGCGGATGTAGTCCAAAATAAAACAGAGAAAAAAG AGCGAGATAGGTCAGACTGTGAGACTACATGTAGTTACGGAGAAAGTCTGCAACCCCAGCCCATCAGAATACCAGATCCAGCTCTCTACAGTCTCCTGGG TTCCAACAGATCGTTGCAGTCTGTTGCGGACAGAAAATGTGAACAATTGTAG
- the LOC115529481 gene encoding butyrophilin subfamily 2 member A2-like, whose translation MEVLVLLLICFSAGEALNVRALVGDDVTLSVDTKTSSDIGEAIVEWYRTDPAPDIVHLQLKRRTIYVHQNPAYRGRTMLSAEDLDRGIISLKLFHVRLADEGNYTCLFKSTENMYSIHLLVGAASSPVITLEEVKGEVLVLGCRAKGWYPQPKLSWWTTEGALLPAVTMPAKQEEDRLYNISSTLVVERKSPNRHLICRVHQELFNQTWETEIHLPENFFPGLVQPCRTSDGLFAVTGVLLVAMVILGICLQKHSSKLPKRDG comes from the exons ATGGAAGTCCTCGTTCTCCTGTTGATCTGCTTTTCTGCAG GGGAAGCTCTTAACGTGAGGGCACTGGTCGGTGACGACGTCACTCTGTCTGTCGATACAAAGACGTCGTCAGACATCGGCGAGGCTATAGTGGAGTGGTACAGGACAGACCCGGCTCCTGATATTGTCCATCTGCAACTCAAACGTCGGACCATTTATGTACATCAGAATCCGGCATACAGAGGCAGGACGATGCTGTCAGCAGAAGATCTGGACAGAGGAATCATCTCCCTCAAACTGTTCCACGTCCGACTGGCCGATGAGGGGAACTACACCTGCCTGTTCAAGTCCACAGAAAACATGTACTCTATCCATCTCCTTGTAG GTGCAGCCTCCTCCCCAGTCATAACCCTGGAGGAAGTCAAGGGTGAGGTCCTGGTTCTGGGCTGCCGGGCTAAAGGCTGGTACCCACAACCAAAGCTCTCCTGGTGGACAACTGAAGGAGCCCTCCTGCCCGCTGTAACCATGCCTGCAAAGCAAGAAGAAGACCGACTCTACAACATTTCCAGCACCCtggtggtggagaggaagagTCCGAACAGACACCTCATCTGTAGAGTTCATCAGGAGCTCTTCAACCAGACCTGGGAGACAGAGATACACCTTCCTG AGAACTTCTTTCCAGGTTTGGTCCAGCCATGTCGAACTAGCGATGGATTGTTTGCTGTTACGGGTGTTCTTTTGGTGGCTATGGTGATTTTGGGGATTTG CCTACAGAAACATTCGTCGAAACTCCCAAAACGAGATGGATAA
- the LOC115529466 gene encoding low affinity immunoglobulin gamma Fc region receptor II-b-like isoform X2, with protein MFWLTLILVLLHLTRGNSPCFGRSLGISPCRTQFFKRESLTLYCGAEERIMTNSKSVTCSQKSHECNITLAGEHNSGSYWCDSNSGERGEAVNITVTAGSVILESPVHPVPEGSPVTLRCLMSHKSSKKLVVVTRINQSCTFSRDGRLIGVGLTGEMSFAAVNRSHEGLYTCTFSGVESPGSWLAVRATSSTEPLPPTNHHLLLPLVYAGPPLLLMVLLGIVGGCCWRRSRKEAEEAASEDEVHADVVQNKTEKKERDRSDCETTCSYGESLQPQPIRIPDPALYSLLGSNRSLQSVADRKCEQL; from the exons ATGTTCT GGCTGACTTTAATCCTGGTCCTGCTGCACCTCACCCGGGGAAACA GTCCATGTTTCGGCCGGTCTCTGGGGATCAGCCCATGCAGGACTCAGTTCTTCAAGCGGGAGAGTTTGACGTTATACTGTGGAGCTGAGGAGCGTATAATGACTAACTCTAAATCAGTTACTTGCTCTCAGAAGAGCCATGAATGTAATATTACACTGGCAGGAGAACATAACAGCGGTTCTTACTGGTGTGACTCTAACTCTGGAGAACGAGGGGAAGCGGTCAACATCACAGTGACTg CAGGGTCTGTGATCCTAGAGAGTCCTGTCCACCCTGTACCAGAAGGAAGTCCTGTTACACTTCGCTGCCTGATGTCCCACAAGTCCAGTAAAAAGCTGGTTGTTGTGACCCGGATAAACCAGTCCTGTACCTTCTCCAGAGATGGACGGCTCATTGGGGTCGGTTTGACGGGAGAGATGAGTTTTGCTGCTGTCAACAGATCTCATGAAGGCCTCTACACGTGTACCTTCTCTGGTGTTGAGTCTCCAGGGAGCTGGCTGGCTGTCAGAG CAACCTCCTCCAccgaacccctcccccccaccaatcACCACCTGCTCCTCCCATTGGTCTACGCTGGACCGCCCCTCCTCCTGATGGTTCTACTGGGAATAGTTGGAGGAtgctgctggagaaggagtCGCAAAG aAGCTGAAGAAGCTGCCTCAGAGGATGAGGTTCATGCGGATGTAGTCCAAAATAAAACAGAGAAAAAAG AGCGAGATAGGTCAGACTGTGAGACTACATGTAGTTACGGAGAAAGTCTGCAACCCCAGCCCATCAGAATACCAGATCCAGCTCTCTACAGTCTCCTGGG TTCCAACAGATCGTTGCAGTCTGTTGCGGACAGAAAATGTGAACAATTGTAG